The Pantoea nemavictus genome includes a region encoding these proteins:
- the fdnG gene encoding formate dehydrogenase-N subunit alpha: protein MNVSRRKFFKVCAGGMAGTTAALLGFAPEVALAETRQYKLLRARETRNTCTYCSVGCGLLMYSLGDGAKNAKETIFHIEGDPDHPVSRGALCPKGAGLLDFVHSDSRLQFPEYRAPGSNKWQRISWDDAFDRIAKLMKADRDANFVAQNAAGVTVNRWLSTGMLCASASSNETGYLTQKFTRSLGMLAVDNQARVUHGPTVASLAPTFGRGAMTNHWVDIRNANLIVVMGGNAAEAHPVGFRWAMEAKIHNKAKLIVIDPRFTRTASVADFYTPIRSGTDITFLSGVLLWLLQNDKIQHEYVQAYTNASLIVREDYHFEDGLFSGYDEENRKYDKTSWNYELGDDGFAKRDTTLTHPRCVWNLLKQHVSRYTPEIVERICGTPKADFLHVCELIGETSARDRTTSFLYALGWTQHSVGAQNIRTMAMIQLLLGNMGMIGGGINALRGHSNIQGLTDLGLLSQSLPGYMTLPSEKQADLQTYLAANTPKALLPDQVNYWSNYPKFFVSQMKAFFGDKAQAENSWGFDWLPKWDKGYDVLQYFEMMSQGKVNGYLCQGFNPVASFPNKRKVIASLSKLKFLVTIDPLNTETATFWENHDEFNDVDPSQIQTEVFRLPSTCFAEENGSIVNSGRWLQWHWKGQDAPGEALNDGEILSGIYLRLREMYAREGGALPEQVLNMSWNYKTPDNPAPEEVAMENNGKALADVFDDKGTLLVKKGQQLSTFAHLKDDGSTSSGCWIFAGSWTPDGNQMARRDNTDPTGLGNTLNWSWAWPLNRRILYNRASADPQGNPWDAKRQILKWDGSKWGGMDVPDYSAAAPGSDVGPFIMQPEGLGRLFALDKMAEGPFPEHYEPFETPIGTNPLHPNVVSNPAARVFKDDLASMGQAEQFPYVGTTYRLTEHFHYWTKHARLNAIAQPEQFIEIGEKLANKLGIAQGDTVKVSSNRGYIKAKAVVTKRIRPLNVDGKIVDTIGIPIHWGYQGVAKKGFIANTLTPFVGDANTQTPEFKAFLVNVEKV, encoded by the coding sequence GCTGTGGCTTGTTAATGTACAGCCTTGGTGACGGCGCGAAAAACGCCAAAGAGACCATTTTCCATATTGAAGGGGATCCGGACCATCCGGTGAGTCGCGGCGCATTGTGCCCAAAAGGCGCTGGCCTGCTCGACTTTGTCCACAGCGACAGCCGTCTGCAATTCCCGGAATATCGCGCGCCAGGCTCAAATAAATGGCAGCGCATTAGCTGGGACGATGCGTTTGATCGCATCGCAAAACTGATGAAAGCCGACCGCGATGCAAACTTTGTCGCGCAGAACGCCGCGGGCGTGACGGTAAACCGTTGGCTCTCAACCGGTATGTTGTGTGCTTCGGCATCCAGCAATGAAACCGGCTATTTAACCCAGAAATTTACCCGATCGCTCGGCATGTTAGCGGTCGACAACCAGGCACGCGTTTGACACGGACCAACGGTAGCAAGTCTTGCTCCAACATTTGGTCGCGGTGCGATGACCAATCACTGGGTCGACATCCGTAATGCCAATCTGATCGTTGTGATGGGCGGGAACGCGGCTGAAGCGCATCCTGTCGGTTTCCGTTGGGCAATGGAAGCCAAGATTCACAACAAAGCCAAACTGATCGTTATCGATCCGCGCTTTACGCGTACGGCATCGGTCGCTGATTTCTATACCCCGATTCGCTCGGGCACCGACATCACCTTCCTGTCGGGCGTACTGCTGTGGCTGCTGCAAAATGACAAAATCCAGCATGAATATGTGCAGGCGTATACCAATGCCAGCCTGATCGTGCGTGAGGATTATCATTTTGAAGATGGCTTGTTCAGCGGCTACGACGAAGAGAATCGCAAATACGACAAAACCAGCTGGAACTACGAACTGGGCGATGACGGCTTCGCTAAGCGCGATACCACGCTCACCCATCCACGCTGCGTGTGGAACCTGCTTAAGCAGCATGTCAGCCGCTATACGCCGGAGATTGTCGAACGTATCTGCGGTACGCCAAAAGCGGACTTCCTGCACGTTTGCGAACTGATTGGCGAAACCAGCGCGCGCGACCGCACCACCTCGTTCCTGTATGCGCTCGGCTGGACGCAACACTCGGTAGGCGCGCAGAACATCCGCACCATGGCGATGATTCAGCTGCTGCTCGGCAACATGGGCATGATTGGCGGCGGCATCAATGCGCTGCGCGGCCACTCCAACATTCAGGGACTGACCGATCTTGGCCTGCTGTCGCAAAGCCTGCCGGGTTACATGACCTTGCCGTCGGAGAAACAAGCCGACCTGCAAACCTATCTGGCTGCCAATACGCCAAAAGCGCTGCTGCCGGATCAGGTGAACTACTGGAGCAACTACCCGAAATTCTTTGTCAGCCAGATGAAAGCCTTCTTCGGCGATAAAGCCCAGGCGGAAAACAGCTGGGGCTTCGACTGGTTGCCGAAGTGGGATAAAGGTTACGACGTGCTGCAGTACTTCGAGATGATGTCGCAAGGCAAGGTCAACGGCTATCTGTGCCAGGGCTTTAACCCGGTGGCGTCGTTCCCGAACAAGCGCAAAGTGATCGCTTCGCTATCGAAGCTGAAATTCCTGGTCACCATCGACCCGCTCAACACCGAAACCGCCACCTTCTGGGAGAATCACGACGAGTTCAACGATGTCGATCCGTCGCAGATTCAAACTGAAGTGTTCCGCCTGCCGTCCACCTGCTTCGCCGAAGAGAACGGGTCGATCGTTAACTCCGGCCGCTGGCTGCAGTGGCACTGGAAAGGCCAGGATGCGCCGGGCGAAGCGCTGAATGATGGCGAAATCCTCTCGGGGATCTACCTGCGTCTGCGTGAAATGTATGCGCGCGAAGGCGGTGCGCTGCCAGAGCAGGTGCTGAACATGAGCTGGAACTACAAAACGCCGGACAATCCTGCGCCGGAAGAAGTGGCGATGGAGAACAACGGCAAAGCGCTGGCCGACGTGTTCGATGACAAAGGCACGCTGCTGGTGAAGAAGGGCCAACAGCTCAGCACCTTTGCCCATCTGAAAGATGACGGCAGCACCAGCAGCGGTTGCTGGATTTTCGCCGGTAGCTGGACGCCGGATGGCAACCAAATGGCGCGCCGTGACAACACTGACCCAACCGGACTTGGCAATACGCTGAACTGGAGCTGGGCGTGGCCGCTCAATCGCCGCATCCTCTACAACCGCGCCTCGGCGGACCCGCAAGGCAATCCGTGGGATGCGAAACGCCAGATCCTGAAGTGGGATGGCAGCAAATGGGGCGGCATGGATGTGCCGGATTACAGTGCCGCCGCGCCAGGCAGCGATGTCGGGCCGTTCATCATGCAGCCGGAAGGTCTCGGCCGCCTGTTTGCGCTCGACAAAATGGCCGAAGGTCCGTTCCCTGAGCACTACGAGCCGTTTGAAACGCCGATTGGCACCAACCCGCTGCACCCGAACGTGGTGTCCAATCCAGCGGCGCGCGTGTTCAAGGACGATTTGGCGTCGATGGGCCAGGCGGAGCAGTTCCCGTATGTCGGCACCACCTATCGTCTCACCGAGCATTTCCATTACTGGACCAAACACGCGCGGCTCAACGCCATCGCGCAGCCGGAACAGTTTATTGAGATCGGCGAGAAGCTGGCCAACAAGCTCGGCATCGCGCAGGGCGATACGGTGAAAGTGAGCTCCAATCGCGGCTATATCAAAGCCAAAGCGGTGGTCACCAAACGCATCCGTCCACTGAACGTTGACGGCAAAATCGTCGATACCATCGGCATTCCGATTCACTGGGGTTATCAGGGCGTGGCGAAAAAAGGCTTTATCGCCAACACCCTGACGCCATTTGTCGGTGATGCCAACACGCAGACGCCGGAATTTAAGGCGTTCCTGGTCAACGTCGAGAAGGTGTAA